The genomic DNA TCTGACCGGACGATTCGACTGAAAATctgaatggaaaatttcaagtTCGAAAGGTTATCTCCTACCTGATGCATTTCTCTTTTTCTCCCCCGATAGCTATGGCCGTTTGCAGCTCCAGTCCAATTGGTTTCAAATAAGGCAGTCAAAGTCAACAATGGATTCGATTAGTGATGAGTtaatgtgagaaaaaaaaataagagatgtaaaaaatatattaataattaataatagctATAAACCAGTAGagaaaaaatgtaatatttgaattaaaataaatactttattttgGGTTGTTAATTGTCACTCAGATTTGTAAtctagataattttttatttttttcatcctTACCCGTGGTTTGTTTTTAAGAATCAAACAATTAAGACttaatagttataaaaataaaaatatgttgacGGAAAAAAACATCCCAACTAATAACCAACTAATAACTGatacaatattcaaaacatTGATAATCATCCTAGTGGCTGGTTAGTTTATACATTCTAAAAATCAATCATAGAATtagatcttgatttgaagaaaagaaattaaaaacatatttttaagtatttagTAACGTCTTGAATCTAGTCTTGACCAAAAGTCAAAATTGATATGGGTGTGAGAtgaaatacataaatatttaataacgcCTATATAAAACTTCACTCTAACTATTTCTAAAGAccaattaaaaaagaaaatcttatttttgtcctcataaaattgaatattgatataatgagattaatttattttttaattttagaaatagttatattatcagagaggagtgatagagggagagaatttggtgaAGGAATGACGTGTcattggaaaatgtaaaagtgggaggaaaaagagaaaagagagaaattatttgatttttttcattctctcaccaaatttcctcaccaaattctctttcctaatcatttctcattacCAAAAGTCTCCTCTCACaattgatcatattttattgtataaaattgttatttgaatttaatttagtctaatttatgaattaaaatcattaaaacttataaatatccaaattaaatcAAGGGTTTGCTTTCATAGTTGCCAAAAGAAGAAAACCCTTGATCTGGTTTTAGAGAGGCGAAGGCGATGTTAAGAAGAAGGCCAAGCAAGATCGAACTTACAATCGAAGAGAAAAAGGAATTTGAATCTCACAAACGCTCCGCCGCAATCGCCGAATCCACCGCCGCCGCTTCTCTCCTTCAACACTTATCATCTCAGTCCTCTTCTAAAGACAAATCCCAGCGAATCGGCATTTCTTCATAAAACAAGATCTCTATCAATGGAGATTGAAGTCAAACTCCGTTTACCTAATTCCGCTTCCCATAACAAGGTTTTCTCAATCCTATCTCCTTTTCATCTCCGTACTCACCGTCAGTACAACACTTTCTTTGATGGATCATCGAAGGAGCTTTCTTCTCAACGGGCTATCCTCCGTCTCCGTTTCTACGACGGAGATTCCAAATGTGTTGTCTGTCTCAAAGGCAAGGCTGTTATAGTTGACGGTGTTAGTAGGGTTGAAGAGGATGAGGAGGAAATTGATCCATTGATTGGCCGTGAATGTGTTGAAGATCCATCGAAACTTGGATCAATTGATTCGAGAATCCTGAGGAGGGCGAAGGATGAATTTGGTGTATCTGATGTTGGGTTTGTTTGTTTGGGAGGTTTTCATAACGTGAGACAAGTGTTTGAGTGGAATGGTTTGGTATTGGAGTTGGATGAAACTAGTTATGAATTTGGGACTTGTTATGAGATTGAATGTGAAAGTTTGGAACCTGAGAAGGCGAAGAAGATGATTGAGGATTTACTGAAGGAGAATGGGATTGATTATTCATATTCAGAAGTTTCAAAGTTTGCTATTTTTCGATCTGGAAAGTTGCCAGTGTAAGTTTTATAATATGCTTTAATTTCATCTTTGTTGCTTGAATAATAATGTTATGACATTGAGGAATCTGTACTGTTCTTATCAAGAGCTTAGTTTCTTGATCAAACACTTATATATGTATGCTTTAAATATCAAAGAAAAGCTCTCATCTTGATGACAATTCATTTCTTCATATCACCATTATCTTCTACATTTCTCCACTTGCAGGAATTctataatattaaattgtaCCATTtgaaaactgttttttttagaaatgttgGTGTTTATATCATTATAGGGATAACAATTATAATCCTCCCCGCCATTTTTTCGATCCATGGGGTGAGAATgatatttatgtcattttcgatatattgggtgaggatggtatttgtgtcatTTTCGATCAATGGGGGAGGGGTGAAGATGGTATTTGTGTCAGTTTCGATCCATGGGGAGGGGTGAAGATGGTATTTGTATCAGTTTCAATCCATGGGGGAGGGGTGAGGATGATATTTGTATCATCGATCCATGGGgaggatggtatttgtgtcatTTTTTATCCACGCGgaggatggtatttgtgtcatTTTTTATCCATGGGAGAGCTGAGGGGATGGTATTTGTATCATTTTCAATCCATGGTATGAGATGGTATTTATGTCCCAATCTCACCTTCAACTAGAATGACATCTTAAAGTAACAGAAACATTGGCTAGAATTCAAAACCTAAGAGCTCTTTGGAATGGTTGGGTGTTGTGCTTTtgattgagaaaaaaaagagGGTAAAAGTTTTGTATGAGAAAGATAACAAGATTCTCATTTTGCAcaaatacaaacaaaacaaagtcTAAAATGCAGACAACATAAGTTAAAAGAAATGCAGAGAACAAATGAGAAGAGATCTAACCAGTCAAACAAAGAcaagaagaagatgatagaTAAATAGTATCTCTAATTTCTTCCTACTCTAAAAGTCAAAACAGCCATAATAGAGATAtataagaaagaagaacaaTCTTTCTCTTCACTTCCTCTTCTTAGCAGCTGGTTGgtcctcttcatcttcctcatcttcatcttcttcctcatcatcatcatctccttcatcatcttcatctccttcatcatcatcctcgtcttcatcatcatcactacCCCCTTTACCATTAGCCTTAGCATCTTCTTCCGGGTTCCCTTcttcatcgtcgtcatcatcttcttctccacctGAGAAATCTTcatcctcatcatcatcatcggcAGCAGCATCctgttcatcatcatcatcctctcCATCATCATTCTCAGAATCACTAGCATCTTTGTTTTCAAGTTCAGGTTGTTCCTTTCTCTTAAGTTGATCTAATGGGAACCTGAAATATAACTTGACAAAGATTAGATCAAGCAAAAAAGAAACTTCTTATGAACTCATTTCTTTACCTCTTATCAATCCCAGTAAATCTTGGAGACTCATCGTTCAAACTGGTTAGAGATCCAGTCTGTGAAATGTCAGACACAACATTACAGCATCAAAAAATGAACCAAATTTGCAGAAATCTAAACTTCCAGAAGACAACAAATAGAACAGTGGTGACTGGTAAGAACCAACTTCCATATTTTCAGGAAAACCCTAAAGATTCCAGCTTGTTTAAAGATTGATTCTAGAGAATGAAAAGAGTATTATTTAGTTACCTTCTTCTGCACAAGGAGGTAAGCGAAACAGCACCTCTGAGCAGCCAATAAAACCTCCATGGCCAGAGCTTCCACTACAGAGAAGACCATCGTTCTCTCCATGGAAGCCAAGTCAGCATAAAACCCACCAACCTCCATTTCCCACCCAATATTGGTCAAAGAAGACAGAGAGtggaagagaaagagaaaaggagtaatttgagagagaaagaaagagaaaatagaaagagagagaagttagggttgggtttggttCTTGGACAAAACCTGGACTAAAGAACTTAGGGttgggtttgaaaaaaatatatatggagGCCTTATGAAAAAAATTGTGATTAAGAATTATTTGACCAAAATATAATGGGGGTTAAATGAGACTAAacatataagttaaaattaaaatggtatATACTAGAGCTTATCTATTTGAAtgctttaaaaatatttactctaattagaaaatattaaatgattGGATTTAAGtgaattatttagtttaaattcaaatatatcctaatcaacattttatttaatttttcattaaattattaactaaaatttcaataatttgttctaatattaagaatattttgataaagtaatttattttattcacaaaATAAGGATTTCACCCTCCCAttcccaaaaataaataataatgaaaatatagattattttaaaataaacccagatcaaacaagccctatATATTTCAtgtaaatgttatttaaatgttatttaaatgtGAGTAGATTGATGTAATGTAACATactgatgcggtgcgagtcgaagaggcgtttatgcgaaagttgcagcatccgaaaatatctcgcaagtgtcagatttcgacgattgcctagtgtttttcgggcggaaacgtggtgctatgaagaagtcatggctttgccatgaggtatgatggtttaaggccatctgacgacgtttaggggctcaaaatcgcatttttattagtttcgggtgttttttgcaatttattaaaagttgtttatttcttttgcaagctagggtttgagtatttaaaagaatcttaaaacactttgtgatgggaagattattaatcagaaaacgaggtttcctcaatatctatcaactttcggtattcgtaagaatcaacgaatcttgataaaggttcatcctagccacgcacgctgcatcagttggtatcagtttccagtcgactctgaggtatgccgccccgaagacagtcgcgcaaccctacccctggtgttgatgatggtgaccttgctgagttgcgacgtgaaaacgctgagtttcgccgtgataacgacgatttgaggcggcaggttgaatggttgacgcaacggatggatgcatctatgcacatgcaccaccctgaagatgatgttacggtgacagatgaaaaccctctcggtggtcttcggaatcgatcccctgaacgccccaatcatcgctgggagcaggctttcagggtggacatccctaagttcgatggtagtttaccaccggaagagtttattgattggctttctcaggttgaagagattctggatttcaaggaagttcctgcagatcgtcgtgtaccccttgttacgatccgcttacatgatcgtgcacaagcatggtggcagcagttgaaacagacacgtgttcgtctaggtaaggcaaagctcacgaattgggacaaattcaggaagcatattagggctgcgtttctaccatataattacgaacgtaacctgtaccagcggttccagaatcttcgtcagggttctcgttccgtggatgactattccactgagttttacacctttgtggctcgtgttg from Impatiens glandulifera chromosome 9, dImpGla2.1, whole genome shotgun sequence includes the following:
- the LOC124914740 gene encoding triphosphate tunnel metalloenzyme 3, with the protein product MEIEVKLRLPNSASHNKVFSILSPFHLRTHRQYNTFFDGSSKELSSQRAILRLRFYDGDSKCVVCLKGKAVIVDGVSRVEEDEEEIDPLIGRECVEDPSKLGSIDSRILRRAKDEFGVSDVGFVCLGGFHNVRQVFEWNGLVLELDETSYEFGTCYEIECESLEPEKAKKMIEDLLKENGIDYSYSEVSKFAIFRSGKLPV
- the LOC124915094 gene encoding prostatic spermine-binding protein-like, which encodes MEVGGFYADLASMERTMVFSVVEALAMEVLLAAQRCCFAYLLVQKKTGSLTSLNDESPRFTGIDKRFPLDQLKRKEQPELENKDASDSENDDGEDDDDEQDAAADDDDEDEDFSGGEEDDDDDEEGNPEEDAKANGKGGSDDDEDEDDDEGDEDDEGDDDDEEEDEDEEDEEDQPAAKKRK